From Ailuropoda melanoleuca isolate Jingjing chromosome 8, ASM200744v2, whole genome shotgun sequence, a single genomic window includes:
- the LOC117803480 gene encoding uncharacterized protein LOC117803480 yields the protein MPPHFGCQSGCQALVVNCASDQLVVDRMTYNQLVVDRMTYNQLVVDRMTYNQLVVDRMTYNQLVVDRMTYNQLVVDRMTYNQLVVDRMTYNQLVVDRMTYNQLVVDRMTYNQLVVDRMTYNQLVVDRMTYNQLVVDRMTYNQLVVDRMTYNQLVVDRMTYNQLVVDRMTYNQLVVDRMTYNQLVVDRMTYNQLVVDRMTYNQLVVDRMTYNQLVVDRMTYNQLVVDRMTYNQLVVDRMV from the exons atGCCTCCTCACTTTGGATGCCAGTCTGGTTGTCAAGCCCTGGTTGTCaactgtgcttctgaccaactggttGTAGATCGAATGACCTACAACCAACTGGTTGTAGATCGAATGACCTACAACCAACTGGTTGTAGATCGAATGACCTACAACCAACTGGTTGTAGATCGAATGACCTACAACCAACTGGTTGTAGATCGAATGACCTACAACCAACTGGTTGTAGATCGAATGACCTACAACCAACTGGTTGTAGATCGAATGACCTACAACCAACTGGTTGTAGATCGAATGACCTACAACCAACTGGTTGTAGATCGAATGACCTACAACCAACTGGTTGTAGATCGAATGACCTACAACCAACTGGTTGTAGATCGAATGACCTACAACCAACTGGTTGTAGATCGAATGACCTACAACCAACTGGTTGTAGATCGAATGACCTACAACCAACTGGTTGTAGATCGAATGACCTACAACCAACTGGTTGTAGATCGAATGACCTACAACCAACTGGTTGTAGATCGAATGACCTACAACCAACTGGTTGTAGATCGAATGACCTACAACCAACTGGTTGTAGATCGAATGACCTACAACCAACTGGTTGTAGATCGAATGACCTACAACCAACTGGTTGTAGATCGAATGACCTACAACCAACTGGTTGTAGATCGAATGACCTACAAC CAACTGGTTGTAGATCGAatggtttga
- the CD244 gene encoding natural killer cell receptor 2B4 encodes MSLDYNSVNFLMIIVILLVILLLVALTGFCVWKRKRKQSQTSPAEPLTVYEDIKNTQSRRNQEQRQNPSGEGSTIYSMIQSQSSAPTSQEANTLYALVQPSQKSESKKKNQSSSVSYTVYEEVGRRPLKAQNPARLSRRELENFRVYS; translated from the exons ATGTCCCTAGACTACAACTCTGTGAACTTTCTGATGATCATCGTGATTTTGCTGGTCATCCTGCTCCTGGTGGCCCTCACCGGCTTCTGCgtgtggaagaggaagaggaagcagtcGC AGACGAGCCCAGCGGAACCTCTGACAGTTTATGAAGACATCAAGAACACGCAGAGCAGGAGAAATCAA GAGCAGAGGCAGAACCCCTCTGGAGAAGGAAGCACCATCTACTCCATGATCCAGTCCCAG TCTTCTGCTCCCACATCACAAGAAGCAAATACGTTGTACGCATTGGTACAGCCTTCCCAGAAG TCTGAATCCAAGAAGAAGAACCAGAGCTCTTCCGTCAGTTATACTGTCTACGAAGAG GTTGGAAGGAGACCACTCAAAGCCCAGAACCCTGCTCGACTGAGCCGCAGGGAGCTGGAGAACTTCCGCGTGTATTCCTAG